One Falsihalocynthiibacter arcticus DNA segment encodes these proteins:
- a CDS encoding bifunctional lysylphosphatidylglycerol flippase/synthetase MprF — protein sequence MSFEPPPKMARKNLATLFMRHQIARQAAPIVLAIGFVALFLDNMVALDVSQIWAAVQTVSGAQWGMATVATAASFWAVGRYDAVIHRHLRTQVGNKTASRAGIAAIAVSQTTGFGLFTGALTRWRLLPEISFLQATQISAAVAVSFLAGLAVVMSFAALLFPLPVGIAGLSLGYLVPLFLLPPLGLIALVTASLLQPHISFRGHRLNWPSVSAIFAITGLAAADTLAASGALFALLPPALELGFSQLYPAFLIAFGVALVSGTPGGVGPFEVTLLMLLPFVPAEPLLGAILAYRALYYALPALLGAITLARGPFLQRDKLNKRMLPQTGGIAWFPSRLEALIHSAPRAEANLLRQGDKALLHAQNSAGCFLTASRGQALIALGDPLVATHPQSLLASFKNMAEADNHLPFLYKISGRMALEARKFGMAVTPVSREAWLTPSEFCLQSPEHSQLRRKLRKAQKAGTSLKPLFNHADLHLTLGEMTRVAREWSDTHGGERGFTMGIYDPAYVQTQRCFLAYKNDSLVGFVSFSTVAAEWTLDLMRHASSIPDGTMHALVTEAIKTAAIENIPRLSLASVPWQPAPSASRLAHWFWGKLGTLSGGAGLTQFKSSFAPHWETLYMAGPNRLGLALGAFDVTRAILAQQPAANLATSLNTTLSNGEKRQLETLSQTL from the coding sequence ATGTCGTTTGAGCCACCTCCTAAGATGGCCCGCAAAAATCTAGCCACTCTCTTTATGCGACACCAAATTGCGAGACAAGCCGCCCCCATTGTGTTGGCGATTGGCTTCGTTGCCCTTTTCCTCGACAATATGGTCGCCTTGGATGTCTCACAAATTTGGGCGGCCGTGCAAACAGTCTCAGGCGCACAGTGGGGAATGGCAACCGTTGCTACCGCAGCGAGCTTCTGGGCGGTCGGGCGTTATGACGCGGTCATTCACCGTCATTTACGCACACAAGTGGGCAATAAAACCGCCTCACGTGCAGGAATCGCTGCGATCGCTGTCTCGCAAACCACGGGATTTGGGCTTTTCACCGGTGCATTAACACGCTGGCGCCTTCTCCCTGAAATCAGTTTCCTTCAAGCCACACAGATTTCTGCGGCTGTCGCTGTCTCGTTTTTGGCAGGACTGGCGGTTGTTATGTCCTTCGCCGCGCTCCTTTTCCCTCTGCCCGTTGGGATTGCAGGTCTTAGTCTTGGGTATCTTGTCCCGCTCTTTTTGCTCCCGCCCCTCGGGCTCATTGCGCTCGTTACCGCGTCCCTTTTACAACCTCATATTTCCTTTAGAGGGCATAGGCTTAACTGGCCAAGTGTCTCTGCAATTTTCGCAATAACAGGCCTTGCAGCGGCCGATACTTTGGCAGCATCCGGTGCGCTTTTCGCTCTGCTTCCGCCTGCGCTCGAGCTTGGTTTCAGTCAGCTCTATCCCGCCTTTCTTATTGCCTTTGGGGTGGCATTGGTGTCAGGCACTCCAGGAGGCGTCGGCCCGTTTGAGGTCACGCTCCTCATGCTCCTGCCCTTTGTACCAGCAGAGCCCCTCCTTGGGGCGATCCTTGCCTATCGCGCCCTGTACTATGCGTTGCCTGCGCTTTTGGGGGCGATAACCCTCGCGCGCGGCCCATTCCTTCAGCGCGACAAGCTAAACAAAAGGATGCTGCCTCAAACTGGCGGAATCGCATGGTTTCCCTCGCGCCTCGAGGCTTTGATCCATAGTGCCCCGCGCGCCGAAGCCAATCTTTTACGCCAAGGCGACAAAGCGTTGCTGCATGCGCAGAATTCGGCAGGGTGTTTTCTCACGGCATCTCGTGGACAGGCGCTCATCGCACTGGGCGACCCTCTTGTGGCGACACATCCGCAAAGCCTATTGGCGTCCTTTAAGAACATGGCCGAAGCTGACAATCACTTGCCGTTTTTGTATAAAATCAGCGGCCGCATGGCGCTTGAAGCGCGCAAATTTGGCATGGCTGTCACCCCCGTCAGCCGTGAAGCATGGCTTACGCCCTCCGAATTCTGCCTCCAGTCCCCAGAACACAGCCAGTTACGCCGCAAATTACGCAAAGCGCAAAAGGCAGGCACTTCCCTTAAGCCGCTGTTTAATCACGCAGACCTTCATCTCACCTTGGGCGAAATGACGCGCGTGGCGCGCGAATGGTCCGACACCCACGGCGGCGAACGTGGGTTTACCATGGGAATATATGATCCAGCTTATGTGCAAACCCAGCGCTGTTTTCTCGCTTATAAAAACGACAGTCTTGTCGGGTTCGTAAGCTTTTCAACGGTGGCCGCGGAATGGACGCTCGACCTTATGCGCCACGCCAGCAGCATCCCAGATGGCACAATGCACGCGTTGGTAACTGAGGCGATCAAGACCGCAGCGATTGAGAATATCCCCCGCCTTTCCCTCGCCTCCGTGCCATGGCAACCCGCGCCTTCGGCCTCACGGTTGGCGCATTGGTTTTGGGGGAAGTTGGGAACCCTGTCCGGCGGCGCAGGCCTCACGCAATTCAAATCCAGTTTTGCTCCGCATTGGGAGACGCTTTACATGGCGGGCCCCAATCGCCTCGGTCTCGCCCTTGGTGCATTTGACGTGACACGCGCTATTCTCGCGCAACAACCTGCCGCCAATTTGGCGACCTCGCTCAACACCACTTTAAGCAACGGCGAAAAACGACAACTTGAAACCCTTTCACAAACATTATGA